One Solea senegalensis isolate Sse05_10M linkage group LG3, IFAPA_SoseM_1, whole genome shotgun sequence genomic window carries:
- the nfyba gene encoding nuclear transcription factor Y, beta a, whose amino-acid sequence MDGDSSTTDASQLGITGEYMASSHYVLQSQDDDAEESLNDHEDGGIKENYREQDIYLPIANVARIMKNAVPQTGKIAKDAKECVQECVSEFISFITSEASERCHQEKRKTINGEDILFAMSTLGFDMYVEPLKLYLQKFRESMKGEKGMPGVVVGESLGEDLTDDSFTNPLPAGIITADGQQQNVMVYTTAYQQIPTVQQIQFS is encoded by the exons ATGGACGGAGACAGCTCGACCACCGACGCTTCCCAGCTTGGAATCACGGGAGAGTACATGGCCTCCAGTCACTATGTTCTCCAGTCTCAAGATG aTGATGCAGAGGAGAGTCTGAATGACCATGAAGACGGTGGAATCAAAGAGAATTACAGAGAGCAGGACATCTATCTTCCAATAGCTAATGTCGCCCGTATCATGAAGAATGCTGTTCCTCAGACTGGAAAG ATTGCAAAAGATGCCAAGGAGTGTGTGCAGGAGTGTGTCAGTGAGTTCATCAGCTTCATTACATCAGAAGCAAGTGAGCGATGCCACCAAGAAAAACGGAAGACCATCAATGGGGAGGACATCCTGTTTGCCATGTCTACGCTGGGCTTTGACATGTATGTGGAGCCACTAAAGCTCTACTTACAGAAGTTCAGAGAG tcaATGAAGGGAGAGAAGGGGATGCCTGGTGTTGTGGTGGGAGAAAGCCTGGGTGAGGATCTCACAGATGATTCCTTCA CAAATCCACTGCCAGCTGGGATTATCACAGCGGATGGACAGCAGCAGAATGTCATGGTGTACACCACTGCGTATCAACAG ATTCCCACTGTACAACAGATCCAGTTTTCCTGA